The following are encoded in a window of Kogia breviceps isolate mKogBre1 chromosome 12, mKogBre1 haplotype 1, whole genome shotgun sequence genomic DNA:
- the HDHD5 gene encoding haloacid dehalogenase-like hydrolase domain-containing 5 isoform X3 codes for MAALGEAAARWAPGLWRRAARAAAAFGGCRFASGSQNPPTFGLLLDIDGVLVRGHQVIPAAREAFRRLVDSQGQLRVPVVFVTNAGNILQCSKAQELSALLGFQARVSAPTPWKLGSEGDRGIDGLVLCLSQPLPRNEFPAIEGVLLLGEPVRWETSLQLIMDVLLSDGNPGTGLATAPYPHLPVLASNTDLLWMAEAKMPRFGHGTFLLCLEAIYRKVTGRELCYAGLMGKPSLLTYQYAEGLLARQAARRGWAAPIRSLYAVGDNPMSDIYGANLFHQHLQTRREGAARSCASILVCTGVYGPRAPGPAAPSPGGEGPPFHGHRDLGFSPGLLQAAHVVSDVHEAVRLVLGREGWAL; via the exons ATGGCTGCCCTTGGCGAGGCGGCGGCGCGGTGGGCACCCGGACTGTGGCGGCGGGCGGCGCGCGCGGCCGCGGCGTTTGGGGGCTGCCGTTTCGCGAGCGGCTCGCAG AACCCTCCCACCTTTGGGCTCCTGTTGGACATCGATGGGGTGCTGGTTCGGGGCCACCAGGTCATCCCCGCTGCGAGGGAGGCCTTCCGCAGGCTCGTGGACTCCCAGGGGCAGCTGCGGGTGCCCGTGGTCTTTGTCACGAACGCGGGGAACATCTTACAGTGCAGCAAAGCCCAGGAGCTGTCAGCCCTGCTGGGCTTCCAG GCACGTGTCTCTGCTCCCACCCCTTGGAAACTGGGCTCGGAAGGTGACCGTGGCATTGACGGGCTTGTTCTTTGTCTCTCGCAGCCCCTTCCAAGGAACGAGTTCCCTGCGATCGAAG GGGTGCTCCTCCTTGGGGAGCCCGTGCGCTGGGAGACGAGCCTGCAGCTGATCATGGACGTCCTCCTCAGCGACGGGAACCCCGGCACCGGTCTGGCAACGGCCCCCTATCCCCACCTCCCCGTCCTGGCCAGCAACACGGACCTCCTCTGGATGGCCGAAGCCAAGATGCCCAG GTTCGGCCACGGCACCTTCCTGCTGTGCCTGGAGGCCATTTACCGGAAGGTGACGGGCAGAGAGCTGTGCTACGCGGGCCTGATGGGCAAGCCCAGCCTCCTCACCTACCAGTACGCGGAGGGCCTGCTCGCCAGGCAGGCGGCGCGGCGGGGCTGGGCGGCCCCGATCCGGAGTCTCTACGCCGTGGG CGACAACCCCATGTCCGACATCTATGGGGCCAACCTGTTCCACCAGCACCTGCAGACGAGGCGGGAGGGGGCGGCCCGGAGCTGCGCCTCCATCCTGGTGTGCACCGGCGTGTACGGCccccgggccccgggccccgcTGCTCCCAGCCCGGGTGGCGAGGGGCCTCCGTTCCACGGGCACCGGGACCTCGGCTTCAGCCCGGGGCTCCTGCAGGCGGCCCACGTGGTGAGCGACGTGCACGAGGCCGTGCGGCTGGTCCTCGGCAGGGAGGGCTGGGCTCTGTAG
- the HDHD5 gene encoding haloacid dehalogenase-like hydrolase domain-containing 5 isoform X4: protein MAALGEAAARWAPGLWRRAARAAAAFGGCRFASGSQNPPTFGLLLDIDGVLVRGHQVIPAAREAFRRLVDSQGQLRVPVVFVTNAGNILQCSKAQELSALLGFQPLPRNEFPAIEGVLLLGEPVRWETSLQLIMDVLLSDGNPGTGLATAPYPHLPVLASNTDLLWMAEAKMPRFGHGTFLLCLEAIYRKVTGRELCYAGLMGKPSLLTYQYAEGLLARQAARRGWAAPIRSLYAVGDNPMSDIYGANLFHQHLQTRREGAARSCASILVCTGVYGPRAPGPAAPSPGGEGPPFHGHRDLGFSPGLLQAAHVVSDVHEAVRLVLGREGWAL from the exons ATGGCTGCCCTTGGCGAGGCGGCGGCGCGGTGGGCACCCGGACTGTGGCGGCGGGCGGCGCGCGCGGCCGCGGCGTTTGGGGGCTGCCGTTTCGCGAGCGGCTCGCAG AACCCTCCCACCTTTGGGCTCCTGTTGGACATCGATGGGGTGCTGGTTCGGGGCCACCAGGTCATCCCCGCTGCGAGGGAGGCCTTCCGCAGGCTCGTGGACTCCCAGGGGCAGCTGCGGGTGCCCGTGGTCTTTGTCACGAACGCGGGGAACATCTTACAGTGCAGCAAAGCCCAGGAGCTGTCAGCCCTGCTGGGCTTCCAG CCCCTTCCAAGGAACGAGTTCCCTGCGATCGAAG GGGTGCTCCTCCTTGGGGAGCCCGTGCGCTGGGAGACGAGCCTGCAGCTGATCATGGACGTCCTCCTCAGCGACGGGAACCCCGGCACCGGTCTGGCAACGGCCCCCTATCCCCACCTCCCCGTCCTGGCCAGCAACACGGACCTCCTCTGGATGGCCGAAGCCAAGATGCCCAG GTTCGGCCACGGCACCTTCCTGCTGTGCCTGGAGGCCATTTACCGGAAGGTGACGGGCAGAGAGCTGTGCTACGCGGGCCTGATGGGCAAGCCCAGCCTCCTCACCTACCAGTACGCGGAGGGCCTGCTCGCCAGGCAGGCGGCGCGGCGGGGCTGGGCGGCCCCGATCCGGAGTCTCTACGCCGTGGG CGACAACCCCATGTCCGACATCTATGGGGCCAACCTGTTCCACCAGCACCTGCAGACGAGGCGGGAGGGGGCGGCCCGGAGCTGCGCCTCCATCCTGGTGTGCACCGGCGTGTACGGCccccgggccccgggccccgcTGCTCCCAGCCCGGGTGGCGAGGGGCCTCCGTTCCACGGGCACCGGGACCTCGGCTTCAGCCCGGGGCTCCTGCAGGCGGCCCACGTGGTGAGCGACGTGCACGAGGCCGTGCGGCTGGTCCTCGGCAGGGAGGGCTGGGCTCTGTAG
- the HDHD5 gene encoding haloacid dehalogenase-like hydrolase domain-containing 5 isoform X2, translating into MAALGEAAARWAPGLWRRAARAAAAFGGCRFASGSQNPPTFGLLLDIDGVLVRGHQVIPAAREAFRRLVDSQGQLRVPVVFVTNAGNILQCSKAQELSALLGFQVEPDQVILSHSPMKLFSQHHDKRMLVSGQGPLVENARALGFKHVVTVDELRAAFPVLDVVDLQRRPKTTPLPRNEFPAIEGVLLLGEPVRWETSLQLIMDVLLSDGNPGTGLATAPYPHLPVLASNTDLLWMAEAKMPRFGHGTFLLCLEAIYRKVTGRELCYAGLMGKPSLLTYQYAEGLLARQAARRGWAAPIRSLYAVGDNPMSDIYGANLFHQHLQTRREGAARSCASILVCTGVYGPRAPGPAAPSPGGEGPPFHGHRDLGFSPGLLQAAHVVSDVHEAVRLVLGREGWAL; encoded by the exons ATGGCTGCCCTTGGCGAGGCGGCGGCGCGGTGGGCACCCGGACTGTGGCGGCGGGCGGCGCGCGCGGCCGCGGCGTTTGGGGGCTGCCGTTTCGCGAGCGGCTCGCAG AACCCTCCCACCTTTGGGCTCCTGTTGGACATCGATGGGGTGCTGGTTCGGGGCCACCAGGTCATCCCCGCTGCGAGGGAGGCCTTCCGCAGGCTCGTGGACTCCCAGGGGCAGCTGCGGGTGCCCGTGGTCTTTGTCACGAACGCGGGGAACATCTTACAGTGCAGCAAAGCCCAGGAGCTGTCAGCCCTGCTGGGCTTCCAG GTGGAGCCCGACCAGGTGATACTGTCCCACAGCCCCATGAAGCTCTTCTCACAGCATCACGACAAGCGGATGCTGGTGTCTGGGCAGGGGCCCCTGGTGGAAAATGCCCGAGC ACTGGGCTTCAAGCACGTGGTCACAGTGGATGAGCTGCGGGCGGCCTTCCCTGTGCTGGACGTGGTGGATCTGCAGCGGCGGCCCAAGACCACG CCCCTTCCAAGGAACGAGTTCCCTGCGATCGAAG GGGTGCTCCTCCTTGGGGAGCCCGTGCGCTGGGAGACGAGCCTGCAGCTGATCATGGACGTCCTCCTCAGCGACGGGAACCCCGGCACCGGTCTGGCAACGGCCCCCTATCCCCACCTCCCCGTCCTGGCCAGCAACACGGACCTCCTCTGGATGGCCGAAGCCAAGATGCCCAG GTTCGGCCACGGCACCTTCCTGCTGTGCCTGGAGGCCATTTACCGGAAGGTGACGGGCAGAGAGCTGTGCTACGCGGGCCTGATGGGCAAGCCCAGCCTCCTCACCTACCAGTACGCGGAGGGCCTGCTCGCCAGGCAGGCGGCGCGGCGGGGCTGGGCGGCCCCGATCCGGAGTCTCTACGCCGTGGG CGACAACCCCATGTCCGACATCTATGGGGCCAACCTGTTCCACCAGCACCTGCAGACGAGGCGGGAGGGGGCGGCCCGGAGCTGCGCCTCCATCCTGGTGTGCACCGGCGTGTACGGCccccgggccccgggccccgcTGCTCCCAGCCCGGGTGGCGAGGGGCCTCCGTTCCACGGGCACCGGGACCTCGGCTTCAGCCCGGGGCTCCTGCAGGCGGCCCACGTGGTGAGCGACGTGCACGAGGCCGTGCGGCTGGTCCTCGGCAGGGAGGGCTGGGCTCTGTAG
- the HDHD5 gene encoding haloacid dehalogenase-like hydrolase domain-containing 5 isoform X1: protein MAALGEAAARWAPGLWRRAARAAAAFGGCRFASGSQNPPTFGLLLDIDGVLVRGHQVIPAAREAFRRLVDSQGQLRVPVVFVTNAGNILQCSKAQELSALLGFQVEPDQVILSHSPMKLFSQHHDKRMLVSGQGPLVENARALGFKHVVTVDELRAAFPVLDVVDLQRRPKTTARVSAPTPWKLGSEGDRGIDGLVLCLSQPLPRNEFPAIEGVLLLGEPVRWETSLQLIMDVLLSDGNPGTGLATAPYPHLPVLASNTDLLWMAEAKMPRFGHGTFLLCLEAIYRKVTGRELCYAGLMGKPSLLTYQYAEGLLARQAARRGWAAPIRSLYAVGDNPMSDIYGANLFHQHLQTRREGAARSCASILVCTGVYGPRAPGPAAPSPGGEGPPFHGHRDLGFSPGLLQAAHVVSDVHEAVRLVLGREGWAL from the exons ATGGCTGCCCTTGGCGAGGCGGCGGCGCGGTGGGCACCCGGACTGTGGCGGCGGGCGGCGCGCGCGGCCGCGGCGTTTGGGGGCTGCCGTTTCGCGAGCGGCTCGCAG AACCCTCCCACCTTTGGGCTCCTGTTGGACATCGATGGGGTGCTGGTTCGGGGCCACCAGGTCATCCCCGCTGCGAGGGAGGCCTTCCGCAGGCTCGTGGACTCCCAGGGGCAGCTGCGGGTGCCCGTGGTCTTTGTCACGAACGCGGGGAACATCTTACAGTGCAGCAAAGCCCAGGAGCTGTCAGCCCTGCTGGGCTTCCAG GTGGAGCCCGACCAGGTGATACTGTCCCACAGCCCCATGAAGCTCTTCTCACAGCATCACGACAAGCGGATGCTGGTGTCTGGGCAGGGGCCCCTGGTGGAAAATGCCCGAGC ACTGGGCTTCAAGCACGTGGTCACAGTGGATGAGCTGCGGGCGGCCTTCCCTGTGCTGGACGTGGTGGATCTGCAGCGGCGGCCCAAGACCACG GCACGTGTCTCTGCTCCCACCCCTTGGAAACTGGGCTCGGAAGGTGACCGTGGCATTGACGGGCTTGTTCTTTGTCTCTCGCAGCCCCTTCCAAGGAACGAGTTCCCTGCGATCGAAG GGGTGCTCCTCCTTGGGGAGCCCGTGCGCTGGGAGACGAGCCTGCAGCTGATCATGGACGTCCTCCTCAGCGACGGGAACCCCGGCACCGGTCTGGCAACGGCCCCCTATCCCCACCTCCCCGTCCTGGCCAGCAACACGGACCTCCTCTGGATGGCCGAAGCCAAGATGCCCAG GTTCGGCCACGGCACCTTCCTGCTGTGCCTGGAGGCCATTTACCGGAAGGTGACGGGCAGAGAGCTGTGCTACGCGGGCCTGATGGGCAAGCCCAGCCTCCTCACCTACCAGTACGCGGAGGGCCTGCTCGCCAGGCAGGCGGCGCGGCGGGGCTGGGCGGCCCCGATCCGGAGTCTCTACGCCGTGGG CGACAACCCCATGTCCGACATCTATGGGGCCAACCTGTTCCACCAGCACCTGCAGACGAGGCGGGAGGGGGCGGCCCGGAGCTGCGCCTCCATCCTGGTGTGCACCGGCGTGTACGGCccccgggccccgggccccgcTGCTCCCAGCCCGGGTGGCGAGGGGCCTCCGTTCCACGGGCACCGGGACCTCGGCTTCAGCCCGGGGCTCCTGCAGGCGGCCCACGTGGTGAGCGACGTGCACGAGGCCGTGCGGCTGGTCCTCGGCAGGGAGGGCTGGGCTCTGTAG